Proteins encoded in a region of the Streptomyces sp. PCS3-D2 genome:
- a CDS encoding ABC transporter permease: MSASTVSTKKAAPAPGGRKKLTLPWMLLIVAAGLALVSLVRLVSGANDLTSVGQVSGALSLAVPIGLAGLGGLWAERAGVVNIGLEGMMILGTWFGAWAGYQWGPWTGVLVGIAGGAVGGLLHAIITVTFNVNHIVSGVAINILALGFTQYLSNFTFAEAPGGSSKQSPQVEPITKITIPGLSDWMADLQAKHWFFVSDLGGVIGGLITEISLLTIVALLLIPATWWALWRTSFGLRLRSCGENPIAAESLGVNVYKYKYIAVIVSGALAGLGGVYLSEVASPIYQEGQTGGRGYIGLAAMIFGNWMPGGMAMGAGLFGFIDSLKLRGGAENVHAMLLLIAILLVIVCAWQLYKKKYLQAGIAAVFAALLFVWYAVTDSVPSQFVDAAPYLTTLLVLALSAQRLRMPKADGMPYRKGQGK, encoded by the coding sequence GTGAGCGCCAGCACCGTTTCCACGAAGAAGGCGGCACCCGCGCCGGGCGGCCGCAAGAAGCTCACCCTTCCCTGGATGCTGCTGATCGTCGCGGCCGGCCTCGCGCTGGTCTCGCTGGTCCGCCTGGTCTCCGGGGCCAACGACCTGACCTCCGTGGGCCAGGTGTCCGGCGCCCTCTCCCTCGCCGTGCCGATCGGCCTCGCCGGTCTCGGCGGCCTGTGGGCCGAGCGCGCGGGCGTCGTCAACATCGGCCTCGAAGGCATGATGATCCTCGGCACCTGGTTCGGTGCCTGGGCCGGCTACCAGTGGGGCCCCTGGACCGGTGTCCTGGTCGGCATCGCCGGCGGCGCCGTCGGCGGCCTGCTGCACGCGATCATCACCGTCACGTTCAACGTCAACCACATCGTCTCCGGTGTGGCCATCAACATCCTGGCGCTGGGCTTCACCCAGTACCTGTCGAACTTCACGTTCGCCGAGGCGCCGGGCGGCTCCTCCAAGCAGTCCCCGCAGGTGGAGCCGATCACCAAGATCACCATTCCGGGGCTGTCGGACTGGATGGCCGACCTCCAGGCCAAGCACTGGTTCTTCGTCTCGGACCTCGGCGGCGTGATCGGCGGTCTGATCACCGAGATCTCGCTGCTGACCATCGTGGCCCTGCTGCTGATCCCCGCCACCTGGTGGGCGCTGTGGCGGACCTCCTTCGGTCTGCGCCTGCGCTCCTGCGGCGAGAACCCGATCGCCGCCGAGTCCCTCGGCGTCAACGTCTACAAGTACAAGTACATCGCCGTGATCGTCTCGGGCGCCCTCGCGGGCCTCGGCGGCGTGTACCTGTCCGAGGTCGCCAGCCCCATCTACCAGGAGGGCCAGACCGGCGGCCGCGGCTACATCGGTCTCGCCGCGATGATCTTCGGTAACTGGATGCCGGGCGGCATGGCGATGGGCGCCGGCCTGTTCGGCTTCATCGACAGCCTCAAGCTGCGCGGTGGCGCCGAGAACGTCCACGCCATGCTGCTGCTGATCGCGATCCTGCTGGTCATCGTCTGTGCCTGGCAGCTCTACAAGAAGAAGTACCTCCAGGCCGGCATCGCGGCGGTCTTCGCCGCGCTGCTGTTCGTCTGGTACGCGGTGACCGACTCGGTGCCGAGCCAGTTCGTCGACGCGGCCCCGTACCTGACCACGCTGCTCGTGCTCGCCCTGTCGGCACAGCGCCTGCGGATGCCCAAGGCGGACGGCATGCCGTACCGCAAGGGCCAGGGCAAGTGA
- a CDS encoding ABC transporter permease, translating to MKKFDKDRLLLAIAGPLLALVSAFVLTMIVLAATGINPIEPLRIMVENGGYEDVQILIVNQAGTYYLAALAVAIGFRMNLFNIGVDGQYRLAAMISALVGTAITLPGPLHILLIVLVAMLTGAFWAGIAGVLKAKRGVSEVVSTIMLNAIATSLIAWLILPKNLGVQVEGSNDLTTGEIAQSGWFPALSLGDSGEIYGFTFIAFALGVVYWFVLNRTRFGFDLRASGASESAAAASGVDSKKMIVTAMLISGAVAGLSGMPVLLGETHTYNLGFPVGVGFTGITIALLGRNSPVGIFFAALLMAFIDKASAGLDTEGYAREIGTIMKGLIVIAVVVSYELIRRYGIRRQQQKVGEELAAGHAMKTEKEVAA from the coding sequence ATGAAGAAATTCGACAAGGACCGGCTGCTGCTCGCCATCGCCGGGCCCCTGCTCGCGCTGGTCAGCGCCTTCGTACTGACCATGATCGTGCTGGCGGCGACGGGCATCAACCCGATCGAGCCGCTGCGCATCATGGTCGAGAACGGTGGCTACGAGGACGTCCAGATCCTCATCGTCAACCAGGCCGGCACGTACTACCTGGCAGCCCTGGCCGTCGCCATCGGCTTCCGGATGAACCTCTTCAACATCGGCGTCGACGGCCAGTACCGCCTCGCCGCGATGATCTCGGCACTGGTCGGCACCGCCATCACGCTGCCCGGCCCGCTGCACATCCTGCTGATCGTGCTCGTCGCCATGCTGACCGGTGCCTTCTGGGCCGGAATCGCGGGTGTCCTCAAGGCCAAGCGCGGGGTGAGCGAGGTCGTTTCGACGATCATGCTCAACGCCATCGCCACCAGCCTCATCGCCTGGCTGATCCTGCCGAAGAACCTCGGCGTCCAGGTCGAGGGCTCCAACGACCTCACCACCGGCGAGATCGCGCAGTCCGGCTGGTTCCCGGCCCTCTCCCTCGGCGACTCGGGTGAGATCTACGGCTTCACCTTCATCGCCTTCGCCCTCGGCGTCGTCTACTGGTTCGTGCTCAACCGCACCCGCTTCGGCTTCGACCTGCGGGCCAGCGGCGCGAGCGAGTCCGCCGCCGCGGCCTCCGGTGTCGACTCCAAGAAGATGATCGTCACTGCGATGCTCATCTCCGGTGCCGTGGCCGGCCTGTCCGGCATGCCGGTGCTGCTGGGCGAGACCCACACGTACAACCTGGGCTTCCCCGTGGGTGTCGGTTTCACCGGCATCACCATCGCCCTGCTCGGCCGCAACAGCCCCGTGGGCATCTTCTTCGCCGCCCTCCTGATGGCCTTCATCGACAAGGCGTCCGCCGGTCTCGACACGGAGGGCTACGCCCGGGAGATCGGCACGATCATGAAGGGCCTGATCGTGATCGCGGTGGTCGTCTCCTACGAGCTGATCCGCCGCTACGGCATCCGCCGCCAGCAGCAGAAGGTCGGCGAGGAACTGGCTGCGGGCCACGCCATGAAGACCGAGAAGGAGGTCGCGGCGTGA
- a CDS encoding ABC transporter ATP-binding protein, which produces MNASSPPPAVELHGITKRFPGVVANKDIAITVRKGTVHALIGENGAGKSTLMKILYGMQKPDEGTIAIDGEQVAFHTPGDAIARGIGMVHQHFMLADNLTVLENVVLGGEKLYGIGAKARKKIMEISDAYGLGVRPDVLVEDLGVADRQRVEILKVLYRGAKILILDEPTAVLVPQEVDALFDNLRELKSEGLTVIFISHKLGEVLKVADDITVIRRGTTVGTADPRTATPKQLAELMVGAELPSPETRESTVTTTPMLQVEGLTVLETGVVALAPEGSARFVMPTDSYVHEGAEVGRRLLDDISLTIHKGEILGIAGVEGNGQTELIEALMGMIHPATGVITLDGADITKTSVRKRREGGIGYIPEDRHRHGLLLESPLWENRILGHVTEAPNSKKGILDPKAARKDTERIVREYDVRTPGIDVTAASLSGGNQQKLIVGREMSHHPKFLIAAHPTRGVDVGAQAQIWDAIREARREGLAVLLISADLDELIGLSDTLRVIYRGRLVADADPATVTPEELGTAMTGAASGHLEATDNHSAAADGDTTEDEAR; this is translated from the coding sequence ATCAACGCGTCCAGCCCGCCCCCCGCCGTAGAACTGCACGGCATCACCAAGCGCTTCCCCGGCGTCGTCGCCAACAAGGACATCGCGATCACCGTCCGCAAGGGCACGGTCCATGCCCTGATCGGTGAGAACGGCGCCGGCAAGTCGACCCTGATGAAGATCCTCTACGGCATGCAGAAGCCGGACGAGGGCACCATCGCCATCGACGGGGAGCAGGTCGCCTTCCACACGCCCGGCGATGCCATCGCCCGCGGCATCGGCATGGTGCACCAGCACTTCATGCTCGCCGACAACCTCACCGTCCTGGAGAACGTCGTTCTCGGCGGCGAGAAGCTCTACGGCATCGGCGCCAAGGCCCGTAAGAAGATCATGGAGATCTCGGACGCGTACGGCCTCGGCGTGCGCCCCGACGTCCTCGTCGAGGACCTCGGCGTCGCCGACCGCCAGCGTGTGGAGATCCTCAAGGTCCTCTACCGCGGCGCGAAGATCCTCATCCTCGACGAGCCGACCGCGGTGCTCGTGCCGCAGGAGGTGGACGCGCTCTTCGACAACCTGCGCGAGCTCAAGTCCGAGGGCCTGACCGTCATCTTCATCTCGCACAAGCTGGGCGAGGTGCTGAAGGTCGCCGACGACATCACCGTCATCCGGCGCGGCACCACGGTCGGCACCGCCGACCCGAGGACCGCCACCCCCAAGCAGCTCGCCGAGCTGATGGTCGGTGCGGAGCTGCCGTCGCCCGAGACCCGCGAGTCCACGGTGACCACGACGCCGATGCTGCAGGTCGAGGGCCTGACTGTCCTTGAGACCGGAGTCGTCGCTCTCGCCCCCGAGGGCTCGGCGCGCTTCGTCATGCCGACGGACTCCTACGTGCACGAGGGCGCGGAGGTCGGCCGTCGGCTGCTCGACGACATCAGCCTCACCATCCACAAGGGCGAGATCCTCGGCATCGCCGGTGTCGAGGGCAACGGCCAGACGGAGCTGATCGAGGCCCTCATGGGCATGATCCACCCCGCTACGGGCGTGATCACCCTCGACGGCGCGGACATCACCAAGACCTCGGTGCGCAAGCGCCGCGAGGGCGGCATCGGCTACATCCCCGAGGACCGCCACCGGCACGGCCTGCTGCTGGAGTCCCCGCTCTGGGAGAACCGCATCCTCGGCCATGTCACCGAGGCCCCCAACTCCAAGAAGGGCATCCTCGACCCGAAGGCGGCCCGCAAGGACACCGAGCGGATCGTGCGCGAGTACGACGTGCGCACCCCCGGCATTGACGTCACCGCGGCCTCGCTCTCCGGCGGCAACCAGCAGAAGCTGATCGTCGGCCGCGAGATGAGCCACCACCCGAAGTTCCTCATCGCCGCCCACCCCACCCGCGGTGTGGACGTCGGCGCGCAGGCGCAGATCTGGGACGCGATCCGCGAGGCCCGCCGCGAGGGCCTGGCCGTACTGCTGATCTCCGCCGACCTCGACGAGCTGATCGGCCTGTCCGACACCCTTCGCGTGATCTACCGCGGCCGCCTGGTCGCGGACGCCGACCCCGCGACCGTCACCCCGGAGGAGCTCGGCACCGCTATGACGGGCGCCGCCTCGGGACACCTGGAAGCAACCGACAACCACTCCGCCGCTGCCGACGGTGACACGACGGAGGACGAGGCCCGATGA
- a CDS encoding BMP family protein, which translates to MRRITRIATVGIASAALALSATACGGKKSSDAASPSESGGQKSAAIAYDIGGRGDQSFNDAAYAGLKKAETDLKIKGAEAEPTDGEGEADKVQRLTELARKGNNPVIGVGFAYAPAIKKVAPKFPNTTFGIIDDTSVTGPNIANLVFNEEQGSYLAGVAAAKASKTGTVGFIGGVEVPLIKKFEAGFTQGVKETNPNAKVLSAYLTQPPNFDGFAKPDLGKAAAQGQLDAGADVIYAAAGLAGSGAIEAASAKGKWAIGVDSDQYNQAGLAKYKDSILTSVTKDVSDSVFNLIKSVEDGKPTTGEIRYGLDKDGVGLADSNPKYKEMTDLIAAVEKAKADIIANKITVKTAP; encoded by the coding sequence TTGCGCCGGATCACCAGGATCGCCACCGTGGGCATCGCGTCCGCGGCGCTGGCCCTCTCGGCCACCGCCTGTGGCGGTAAGAAGTCCTCTGACGCCGCCTCCCCCTCGGAGTCGGGTGGTCAGAAGTCCGCAGCCATCGCGTACGACATCGGTGGCCGCGGCGACCAGTCGTTCAACGACGCCGCCTACGCCGGCCTGAAGAAGGCCGAGACGGACCTCAAGATCAAGGGCGCCGAGGCGGAGCCCACCGACGGCGAGGGCGAGGCCGACAAGGTCCAGCGCCTCACCGAGCTGGCCCGCAAGGGCAACAACCCGGTCATCGGTGTCGGCTTCGCCTACGCCCCGGCCATCAAGAAGGTCGCGCCGAAGTTCCCGAACACCACGTTCGGCATCATCGACGACACCTCGGTGACCGGCCCGAACATCGCCAACCTGGTCTTCAACGAGGAGCAGGGCTCCTACCTGGCCGGCGTCGCCGCCGCCAAGGCGTCCAAGACCGGCACGGTCGGCTTCATCGGCGGTGTCGAGGTCCCGCTGATCAAGAAGTTCGAGGCGGGCTTCACCCAGGGCGTCAAGGAGACCAACCCGAACGCCAAGGTGCTCTCCGCGTACCTGACCCAGCCGCCGAACTTCGACGGCTTCGCCAAGCCCGACCTGGGCAAGGCCGCCGCGCAGGGCCAGCTCGACGCGGGCGCCGACGTGATCTACGCCGCCGCCGGTCTCGCCGGTTCCGGTGCCATCGAGGCCGCGTCCGCCAAGGGCAAGTGGGCCATCGGTGTCGACTCCGACCAGTACAACCAGGCCGGCCTGGCGAAGTACAAGGACTCGATCCTGACCTCGGTCACCAAGGACGTCTCGGACTCCGTCTTCAACCTGATCAAGTCGGTCGAGGACGGCAAGCCCACCACCGGTGAGATCCGCTACGGTCTGGACAAGGACGGCGTCGGCCTGGCCGACTCCAACCCGAAGTACAAGGAGATGACCGACCTCATCGCCGCGGTGGAGAAGGCCAAGGCCGACATCATCGCCAACAAGATCACTGTCAAGACCGCCCCGTAA
- a CDS encoding amidohydrolase encodes MSRESQTLQPVASDRPELPGKLPDHLRTELISFRRDLHMHPELGHQEFRTTAAIKARLEEAGLRPRVLKSGTGLICDVGTWDGGRPMLALRADIDALPIPDAKTHVPYRSTFPDRAHACGHDVHTTVVLGAGLVLAELDRQGLLPRPVRLLFQPAEEVLPGGATDAIGSGVLDGVGRIIAVHCDPRVDAGRIGLRSGPITSACDRLEVSLTGSGGHTARPHLTTDLVTAAARVAVDAPALLARRMDARSGMSVTWGRIEAGHACNVIPMHAELSGTVRCLDLAAWHEAPDMIHAAIDEIATMHGAKFEINHVRGVPPVVNDPVVTELLREAMGARHGAESVEDTEQSLGGEDFSWYLEHVPGAMARLGVRAPGDTAKRDLHRGDFDVDEDAIAVGVEFFTAAALIDGRRTPPSR; translated from the coding sequence ATGTCCCGCGAGTCCCAGACCCTCCAGCCCGTCGCGTCCGACCGGCCCGAGCTGCCCGGCAAACTTCCGGACCACCTGCGCACCGAACTGATCTCCTTCCGCCGGGACTTGCACATGCACCCGGAGCTCGGACACCAGGAATTCCGCACCACCGCGGCGATCAAGGCCAGGCTTGAGGAAGCCGGCCTGCGACCACGGGTCCTGAAGTCCGGTACCGGCCTGATCTGTGACGTGGGCACCTGGGACGGGGGCCGGCCGATGCTGGCCCTGCGCGCGGACATCGACGCCCTCCCCATTCCGGACGCCAAGACGCACGTCCCGTACCGCTCGACCTTCCCGGACCGCGCCCACGCCTGCGGCCATGACGTGCACACCACCGTCGTCCTCGGGGCCGGCCTGGTCCTGGCCGAGCTCGACCGGCAGGGGCTCCTGCCGCGGCCGGTGCGCCTGCTCTTCCAGCCCGCCGAGGAGGTGCTTCCCGGCGGAGCCACCGACGCCATCGGCTCCGGGGTGCTGGACGGCGTGGGCCGGATCATCGCGGTGCACTGTGACCCCCGGGTCGACGCCGGCAGGATCGGACTGCGTAGCGGCCCCATCACGTCCGCCTGCGACCGGCTGGAGGTCAGCCTCACCGGCTCCGGCGGGCACACCGCCCGGCCGCACCTGACCACCGACCTGGTCACCGCCGCCGCCCGGGTGGCCGTCGACGCGCCCGCCCTGCTCGCCCGCCGGATGGACGCCCGCTCGGGCATGTCGGTCACCTGGGGCCGGATCGAGGCCGGGCACGCCTGCAACGTGATCCCGATGCACGCCGAGCTGTCCGGAACCGTGCGGTGCCTGGACCTGGCGGCCTGGCACGAGGCGCCCGACATGATCCACGCGGCGATCGACGAGATCGCCACCATGCACGGGGCCAAGTTCGAGATCAACCACGTGCGCGGGGTGCCGCCCGTGGTCAACGACCCGGTGGTCACCGAACTGCTGCGCGAGGCGATGGGGGCCCGCCACGGCGCCGAGTCGGTCGAGGACACCGAGCAGAGCCTGGGCGGCGAGGACTTCTCCTGGTACCTGGAGCACGTTCCGGGCGCCATGGCCCGCCTGGGGGTGCGTGCTCCCGGTGACACCGCCAAGCGCGATCTGCACCGGGGGGACTTCGACGTGGACGAAGACGCCATCGCCGTCGGCGTCGAGTTCTTCACCGCCGCCGCCTTGATCGACGGGCGCCGCACGCCGCCTTCCAGGTAG
- a CDS encoding N-acetylneuraminate synthase family protein, with protein sequence MTSTPDPRLRTFGARTAGPGRPVYVVGEIGINHNGDLGNAFALIDAAAEAGCDAVKFQKRTPEICTPRDQWDIERDTPWGRMTYIDYRHRVEFGEDEYRAIDEHCARRGIDWFASPWDTEAVAFLEKFDVPAHKVASASLTDDELLRALRATGRTVVLSTGMSTPRQIRHAVEVLGSANILLCHATSTYPAKAEELNLRVIDTLREEYPNVPIGYSGHETGLQTTLAAVALGATFVERHITLDRAMWGSDQAASVEPGGLARLVRDIRTIETALGDGIKRVYASELGPMKKLRRVPGELAAV encoded by the coding sequence ATGACCTCCACGCCCGACCCCCGCCTGCGCACCTTCGGGGCCCGCACCGCGGGCCCCGGCCGGCCCGTCTACGTCGTCGGCGAGATCGGCATCAACCACAACGGCGACCTCGGCAACGCCTTCGCCCTCATCGACGCCGCCGCCGAGGCCGGCTGCGACGCCGTGAAGTTCCAGAAGCGCACCCCGGAGATCTGCACCCCGCGCGACCAGTGGGACATCGAGCGCGACACCCCCTGGGGCCGGATGACCTACATCGACTACCGCCACCGGGTCGAGTTCGGCGAGGACGAGTACCGCGCCATCGACGAGCACTGCGCCAGGCGCGGCATCGACTGGTTCGCCTCCCCGTGGGACACCGAAGCCGTCGCCTTCCTGGAGAAGTTCGACGTCCCCGCCCACAAGGTGGCCTCCGCCTCCCTCACGGACGACGAGCTGCTGCGCGCCCTGCGTGCCACCGGCCGCACCGTCGTGCTGTCCACCGGCATGTCCACCCCGCGCCAGATCCGCCACGCGGTCGAGGTGCTCGGCAGCGCCAACATCCTTCTCTGTCACGCCACTTCGACATACCCGGCCAAGGCCGAGGAGCTCAACCTGCGGGTCATCGACACCCTGCGCGAGGAGTACCCCAACGTTCCGATCGGCTACTCCGGCCACGAGACGGGCCTGCAGACCACCCTGGCCGCCGTCGCCCTCGGCGCCACCTTCGTCGAGCGCCACATCACCCTCGACCGCGCGATGTGGGGCTCCGACCAGGCCGCCTCCGTCGAGCCCGGCGGCCTGGCCCGCCTCGTCCGCGACATCCGCACCATCGAGACCGCCCTCGGGGACGGGATCAAGCGGGTCTACGCATCCGAGCTGGGCCCCATGAAGAAGCTCCGCCGCGTCCCCGGCGAGCTGGCGGCCGTCTAG
- a CDS encoding DUF6716 putative glycosyltransferase: MPERKRVAVLADSDTRWKWGVTTARRLVPDHRLTGYLLRGRATPTARQLGEVGVETDRPTEVTCAGFLAEIAREHYDVVVLALVGGAVQAVLHGARALWPAPATRPVLVTGYVGVVYEKLADGLLLRHGADLVLANSRHDAERFRAVYEGVGADAGAVTETALPFLGGAPYQPAGSRPHTVVFAVQPSVPDSRADRAYLLERAAGHARKHPDREVLIKLRSKPGEHTTHLEEQPYQRLAEKIPGGLPANCRLVYGNMGEVLDGTDLLVTVSSTAALEALHRSIPTAVLTDLGVREALGNHHFLGSGCLASWDQLDSGLLPEGDPVWLAAQGVRPTAAPGPAAAGAAGPAAAGAGASGDAYALARAKAAGLLAATRLPPPTPYYTLTTAPGYLPGILARHRLAPDGTPLPGTARQEEDGSRLRRRLRAHLREAARGAYRHGVQRVAPVIRRLGEL; this comes from the coding sequence GTGCCAGAACGCAAACGCGTCGCCGTACTCGCCGATTCCGACACGCGATGGAAATGGGGCGTCACCACCGCCCGCCGTCTCGTGCCCGACCACCGGCTCACCGGATACCTGCTGCGCGGTCGGGCCACGCCCACCGCCCGCCAGCTCGGCGAGGTCGGGGTGGAGACCGACCGGCCGACCGAGGTGACCTGCGCCGGGTTCCTCGCCGAGATCGCACGCGAGCACTACGACGTGGTCGTCCTCGCGCTCGTCGGCGGTGCCGTCCAAGCGGTCCTGCACGGGGCCCGCGCCCTGTGGCCGGCCCCCGCCACGCGCCCCGTACTGGTCACCGGGTACGTCGGTGTCGTGTACGAGAAGCTCGCCGACGGGCTGCTGCTGAGACACGGCGCCGACCTCGTCCTCGCCAACTCCCGCCACGACGCCGAGCGCTTCCGCGCCGTGTACGAGGGGGTCGGCGCGGACGCCGGCGCCGTCACCGAGACCGCGCTGCCCTTCCTCGGCGGAGCGCCCTACCAGCCGGCCGGGAGCCGCCCCCACACGGTGGTCTTCGCCGTGCAGCCCTCCGTGCCCGACAGCCGAGCCGACCGCGCCTACCTGCTGGAGCGGGCCGCCGGCCACGCCCGCAAGCACCCCGACCGGGAAGTGCTGATCAAGCTGCGCAGCAAGCCCGGCGAACACACCACGCACCTGGAGGAACAGCCGTACCAGCGGCTCGCGGAGAAGATCCCCGGCGGACTGCCGGCCAACTGCCGCCTGGTGTACGGGAACATGGGCGAGGTGCTGGACGGCACCGACCTGCTGGTCACCGTCTCCTCCACGGCCGCCCTGGAGGCCCTGCACCGCTCCATCCCGACGGCCGTCCTCACCGACCTCGGTGTCCGCGAGGCCCTCGGCAACCACCACTTCCTCGGTTCCGGCTGCCTGGCCTCCTGGGACCAGCTCGACTCGGGGCTCCTCCCGGAGGGCGACCCGGTCTGGCTGGCCGCCCAGGGCGTCCGGCCGACCGCCGCTCCGGGCCCGGCAGCCGCAGGCGCCGCCGGCCCGGCCGCCGCCGGGGCCGGCGCGAGCGGTGACGCCTACGCCCTCGCCCGGGCCAAGGCCGCCGGGCTGCTCGCCGCGACCCGGCTGCCCCCGCCCACGCCCTACTACACGCTCACCACCGCGCCCGGATACCTGCCCGGCATCCTCGCCCGGCACCGCCTCGCGCCCGACGGCACCCCGCTGCCGGGCACCGCGCGGCAGGAGGAGGACGGGTCCCGGCTGCGCCGCCGGCTCCGCGCCCACCTGCGCGAGGCCGCCCGCGGGGCGTACCGGCACGGTGTGCAGCGGGTCGCCCCGGTGATCCGCAGGCTGGGGGAGCTGTGA
- a CDS encoding glycosyltransferase family 2 protein — MPKLSVVVPFYNVQTYAPDALKSLELNARGDFEFLLVDDCSTDGTPDLLERAAGELPGAVHLRHGSNGGLATARNTGLDAARGEYIAFLDGDDWMAPGHLARMLAAIEALDCDFIRTDHVRCTGRTRSVQRVPFGPQAVVADPRGAILPADRATSVDYPYAWAGMYHRRLLDRGLLHFTDGLRTAEDRPWIWRLHREAGSFAAVGLPGIFYRRGVSTSLTQIRDERQLDFIRAFDEVLAGVAADRESDLLMPKSVRTYCAIIAHHFGSIERYEPAVAKKLRLMSAAALGRMPQDVLDQALESMDAERSALLRRLRGGRRTLSGATV; from the coding sequence GTGCCCAAGCTCTCTGTCGTCGTGCCGTTCTACAACGTGCAGACATACGCGCCGGACGCCCTGAAGAGTCTCGAACTGAACGCCCGTGGGGATTTCGAGTTCCTGCTCGTCGACGACTGCTCGACGGACGGGACACCCGACCTGCTGGAACGAGCGGCGGGCGAGCTGCCCGGGGCGGTGCACCTCAGACACGGAAGCAACGGCGGCCTGGCGACCGCCCGGAACACCGGGCTGGACGCGGCCCGCGGCGAGTACATCGCCTTCCTGGACGGGGACGACTGGATGGCCCCCGGCCATCTGGCCCGGATGCTGGCCGCCATAGAGGCACTGGACTGCGATTTCATCCGAACCGACCATGTGCGGTGCACGGGCCGGACGCGGAGCGTGCAGCGGGTCCCCTTCGGCCCGCAGGCCGTCGTCGCCGATCCGCGCGGCGCGATCCTGCCCGCCGACCGGGCGACCTCGGTGGACTACCCCTACGCCTGGGCCGGGATGTACCACCGGCGGCTGCTGGACCGTGGCCTGCTGCACTTCACCGACGGGCTGCGGACGGCGGAGGACCGGCCGTGGATCTGGCGGCTGCACCGGGAGGCCGGGTCCTTCGCCGCAGTCGGACTGCCCGGAATCTTCTATCGGCGCGGTGTTTCCACCTCGTTGACGCAGATCAGGGACGAGCGGCAGCTCGATTTCATCCGGGCATTCGACGAGGTGCTCGCCGGTGTCGCCGCCGACCGGGAATCCGATCTGCTGATGCCGAAATCCGTACGAACATACTGCGCCATTATCGCGCACCATTTCGGATCCATCGAAAGGTACGAGCCGGCCGTGGCCAAGAAACTCCGCCTGATGAGCGCGGCCGCGCTCGGCCGCATGCCCCAGGACGTGCTCGACCAGGCCCTGGAATCGATGGACGCCGAACGCTCCGCGCTCCTGCGCCGTCTGCGCGGCGGCCGCCGCACCCTGTCGGGGGCGACCGTCTGA